A region from the Paraburkholderia youngii genome encodes:
- the shc gene encoding squalene--hopene cyclase: protein MNDLSQTQPLDAVLPEAADAAPNLAEAAVVANAPAVADALATATPSAMQTAGASPLDASITRATDAILAAQQPDGHWIYELEADATIPAEYVLLVHYLGETPNLELEQKIARYLRRIQLPNGGWPLFTDGALDISASVKAYFALKMIGDPVDAEHMVRARDAILAHGGAEHANVFTRILLALFGVVSWRAVPMMPVEIMLLPMWFPFHLSKVSYWARTVIVPLLVLNAKRPLARNPRKVRIDELFRGAPVNTGMNERAPHQHAGWFGFFRCVDTVLRAVDGLLPKASRERAIRAAVAFVDERLNGEDGLGAIFPAMANSVMMYDVLGYPADHPNRAIARKSLDKLLVIKDDEAYCQPCLSPVWDTSLAAHALLETREARAEQAAERGLAWLRPLQILDVRGDWISRRPNVRPGGWAFQYNNAHYPDVDDTAVVVMAMHRSAALTKSDVDREAIARAREWVVGMQSSEGGWGAFEPENTQYYLNNIPFSDHAALLDPPTADVSGRCLSMFAQIGELPQNSEPAQRAFDYMLQEQESDGSWYGRWGLNYIYGTWTALCSLNAAGMSHDDPRMRRAVQWLVSIQNEDGGWGEGGESYKLDYRGYERAPSTASQTAWALLGLMAAGEVDHDAVARGIDYLQREQREHGLWDETRFTATGFPRVFYLRYHGYRKFFPLWALARFRHLKRNGLTRVTVGM from the coding sequence ATGAACGACTTATCTCAAACCCAGCCGCTCGACGCGGTGCTGCCCGAAGCCGCCGATGCGGCGCCGAACCTGGCCGAAGCTGCCGTGGTTGCCAACGCGCCCGCCGTGGCGGACGCATTGGCAACCGCAACGCCGTCGGCCATGCAAACTGCCGGCGCGAGCCCGCTCGACGCGTCGATCACGCGCGCGACCGATGCGATCCTGGCCGCGCAGCAGCCGGACGGCCATTGGATCTACGAACTCGAAGCCGACGCGACGATTCCGGCCGAATACGTGCTGCTGGTGCACTACCTCGGCGAGACGCCGAACCTCGAACTCGAACAGAAGATCGCGCGCTATCTGCGCCGCATCCAGTTGCCGAATGGCGGCTGGCCGCTCTTCACCGATGGCGCGCTCGACATCAGCGCGAGCGTGAAGGCGTACTTCGCGCTGAAGATGATCGGCGACCCGGTCGACGCCGAGCACATGGTGCGCGCGCGCGACGCGATCCTTGCGCACGGCGGCGCGGAACACGCGAACGTGTTCACGCGAATTCTGCTCGCCCTCTTCGGCGTGGTGTCGTGGCGCGCGGTGCCGATGATGCCGGTCGAGATCATGCTGCTGCCGATGTGGTTCCCGTTCCACCTGTCGAAGGTGTCGTACTGGGCGCGCACGGTGATCGTGCCGCTGCTCGTGCTCAACGCGAAGCGGCCGCTCGCGCGTAACCCGCGCAAGGTGCGCATCGACGAGCTGTTCCGCGGCGCGCCCGTGAACACCGGCATGAACGAGCGCGCACCGCATCAGCACGCGGGCTGGTTCGGCTTTTTCCGCTGTGTCGATACAGTGCTGCGCGCGGTCGATGGCCTGTTGCCGAAGGCGAGCCGCGAACGCGCGATCCGCGCGGCTGTCGCGTTCGTCGACGAACGGCTGAACGGCGAGGACGGCCTCGGCGCGATCTTCCCGGCGATGGCCAACTCGGTGATGATGTACGACGTGCTCGGCTATCCGGCCGATCATCCGAACCGCGCGATCGCTCGCAAGTCGCTCGACAAGCTGCTCGTCATCAAGGACGACGAAGCGTATTGCCAGCCGTGTTTGTCGCCGGTGTGGGATACGTCGCTCGCCGCGCACGCTTTGCTCGAAACCCGCGAAGCGCGCGCCGAACAGGCGGCCGAACGCGGGCTCGCGTGGCTGCGTCCGCTGCAGATTCTCGACGTGCGCGGCGACTGGATTTCGCGCCGTCCGAACGTGCGGCCGGGCGGCTGGGCGTTCCAGTACAACAACGCGCATTACCCGGACGTCGACGATACGGCGGTGGTCGTGATGGCGATGCATCGTTCGGCTGCGCTCACGAAGTCCGATGTCGATCGTGAAGCGATTGCCCGCGCGCGCGAATGGGTAGTCGGCATGCAAAGCAGCGAAGGCGGTTGGGGTGCATTCGAGCCGGAAAACACCCAGTACTACCTGAACAACATTCCGTTCTCGGATCACGCCGCGCTGCTCGATCCGCCGACCGCGGACGTGTCGGGCCGCTGTCTGTCGATGTTCGCGCAGATCGGTGAGTTGCCGCAAAACAGCGAGCCGGCGCAGCGCGCGTTCGACTACATGCTGCAGGAGCAGGAGTCGGACGGCAGCTGGTACGGCCGCTGGGGCCTGAACTACATCTACGGCACATGGACCGCGTTGTGCTCGCTGAACGCGGCGGGCATGTCGCACGACGACCCGCGCATGCGGCGCGCGGTGCAATGGCTCGTGTCGATCCAGAACGAGGACGGCGGTTGGGGCGAGGGCGGCGAGAGCTACAAGCTCGACTATCGCGGCTACGAGCGCGCGCCGAGCACCGCGTCGCAGACCGCCTGGGCGCTGCTCGGGCTGATGGCGGCGGGCGAGGTCGATCACGACGCGGTGGCGCGTGGGATCGACTATCTGCAGCGTGAGCAGCGCGAGCATGGGCTGTGGGACGAAACGCGCTTTACCGCGACGGGCTTTCCGCGCGTGTTTTATCTGCGCTACCACGGCTATCGCAAGTTCTTCCCGTTGTGGGCGCTCGCGCGCTTCCGTCATCTGAAGCGCAATGGGCTCACGCGCGTCACGGTCGGGATGTGA
- the hpnE gene encoding hydroxysqualene dehydroxylase HpnE, with translation MPKLVHVVGAGVAGLAAAVQLQRRGARVVLHEAQDYAGGRCRSYYDSRLGATLDSGNHIVLSANAATLNYVRAIGAADELVGPAQPEYPFVDLATRSRWSVRLSPGRLPWWIFDAHARVPNTVPTDYLSLVPLLFAKPGRSVAQTMRCDGPLWDRLLRPLLHVLLNLEPRDASAELTGALVRETLFAGGLACRPLVARNGLGSAFVDPALRLLQHGGATIRLGSRLRDIALAADPARVQALHFADESITLGANEAVILALPPEAAAALVPGLRAPTRFAAALSVHFAVEPPVGLPQISALLNGTAEWLFAFDDRLSVTLNGDERLFDMPHDALAATVWAEVAAAVKLPLAPLPRWQVVIEPRAMFAALPEQETLRPGTRTRWNNLLLAGDWTSTGLPAMLEGAIRSGQKAADTLLNQQMERR, from the coding sequence ATGCCGAAGCTCGTCCACGTGGTCGGCGCGGGCGTGGCCGGGCTCGCCGCCGCTGTGCAGTTGCAGCGGCGCGGCGCGCGGGTCGTGCTGCACGAAGCGCAGGATTACGCGGGCGGCCGCTGCCGTTCGTACTACGACTCGAGGCTCGGTGCGACGCTCGACAGCGGCAATCACATCGTGCTGTCGGCCAATGCCGCGACGCTGAACTACGTGCGTGCGATCGGCGCCGCCGACGAACTGGTCGGCCCCGCGCAGCCCGAGTATCCGTTCGTCGATCTGGCCACGCGTTCGCGCTGGAGCGTGCGTCTGTCGCCGGGGCGTTTGCCGTGGTGGATTTTCGATGCGCATGCGCGCGTGCCGAACACGGTACCGACCGATTACCTGTCGCTCGTGCCGCTGCTGTTCGCGAAGCCCGGCCGCAGCGTCGCGCAGACGATGCGCTGTGACGGTCCGCTATGGGACCGGCTGCTGCGGCCGCTGCTGCATGTGCTGCTGAACCTGGAGCCGCGCGACGCGTCGGCCGAGCTGACCGGCGCGCTCGTGCGCGAAACGCTGTTCGCGGGCGGGCTCGCGTGCCGGCCGCTCGTTGCGCGTAATGGTCTTGGCAGTGCGTTCGTCGATCCGGCGCTGCGGCTCCTGCAGCACGGCGGCGCGACGATCCGGCTCGGTTCGCGTCTGCGCGACATCGCGCTCGCGGCCGACCCGGCGCGTGTGCAGGCGCTGCATTTCGCCGATGAGAGCATCACGCTCGGCGCCAACGAGGCGGTGATTCTGGCGCTGCCGCCCGAAGCCGCAGCGGCGCTGGTGCCGGGGCTGCGTGCGCCGACGCGTTTCGCGGCCGCGCTGAGCGTGCATTTCGCGGTCGAGCCGCCGGTCGGTTTGCCGCAGATCAGCGCGCTGCTGAACGGAACGGCCGAATGGTTGTTTGCGTTCGACGACCGCCTGTCGGTGACGCTCAACGGTGACGAGCGGCTCTTCGACATGCCGCACGACGCGCTCGCGGCGACCGTCTGGGCCGAGGTCGCAGCGGCGGTGAAACTGCCGCTCGCGCCGCTACCGCGCTGGCAGGTCGTGATCGAACCGCGCGCGATGTTTGCCGCGCTGCCCGAGCAGGAGACGCTGCGACCGGGCACGCGCACTCGCTGGAACAATTTGCTGCTCGCAGGCGACTGGACGTCCACCGGCCTGCCCGCGATGCTCGAAGGTGCCATCCGCTCCGGCCAGAAGGCCGCGGATACACTGCTGAATCAACAGATGGAACGCCGATGA
- the hpnD gene encoding presqualene diphosphate synthase HpnD, translated as MAVSNLVVDDTEIDAAAATSGSSFYLAMRILPAAQRDAMYQVYAFCRAVDDIADSSLPRAERAAGLEQWRADIDACYAGQPRASLRALTRHIHTFHLQREDFHAMIDGMAMDAAADICAPDDTTLDLYCDRVASAAGRLSVRIFGMREEPGRLLAHHLGRALQLTNILRDIDEDADINRCYLPRELLAREGIAATNPRQIADDPTLPLVCATLAERAKQHFAESDAIMDREPRAQVRAPRIMSGVYRVLLERTLERGFDVPRTKVSKPKLRLLWIVARYALF; from the coding sequence TTGGCTGTTTCCAATCTCGTCGTGGACGATACTGAAATCGACGCGGCTGCCGCCACGTCCGGCAGCTCGTTTTATCTCGCGATGCGCATCTTGCCGGCGGCGCAGCGCGATGCGATGTACCAGGTCTACGCGTTCTGCCGCGCGGTCGACGACATCGCCGACAGCAGCCTGCCGCGCGCCGAGCGCGCGGCCGGGCTCGAGCAATGGCGCGCGGACATCGACGCGTGCTACGCCGGCCAGCCGCGGGCGTCGCTGCGCGCGCTGACGCGGCACATTCACACGTTTCATCTGCAACGCGAGGATTTTCACGCGATGATCGACGGCATGGCGATGGACGCCGCCGCCGACATCTGCGCGCCCGACGACACCACGCTCGACCTGTATTGCGACCGCGTCGCGAGCGCGGCCGGCCGTCTGTCGGTGAGGATATTCGGGATGCGTGAGGAGCCGGGCCGGCTGCTCGCGCACCATCTGGGCCGCGCGCTGCAGCTCACCAACATCCTGCGCGATATCGACGAAGACGCGGACATCAACCGCTGCTATCTGCCGCGCGAGCTGCTCGCGCGCGAAGGCATCGCGGCCACGAACCCGCGGCAGATCGCCGACGACCCGACGCTGCCGCTCGTTTGCGCGACGCTCGCCGAGCGCGCGAAGCAGCACTTCGCCGAATCCGATGCGATCATGGATCGCGAGCCGCGCGCTCAAGTGCGTGCGCCGCGCATCATGTCGGGCGTCTATCGCGTGCTGCTCGAGCGTACGCTGGAGCGCGGCTTCGACGTTCCGCGCACGAAGGTCAGCAAGCCGAAGCTGCGCCTGCTGTGGATCGTCGCGCGTTACGCGCTTTTCTGA
- a CDS encoding chemotaxis protein CheC gives MSEPAFTEDQRDALQEIANLAMGRAATRLAGLLDSFIELSVPRVKMVAVSDAARTLREMTHIDDTVSAVRQGFRSDIKGEVLVICRSDSIAQLCSLVSDPYARSSYEAIGERELMLDVANLLSGACVSSILDQLGRTPVFSAPGVLGDTLTLDEVFQPGVLQWQVALLVEVNFALEHQSFRAHLVMLMAEDSIRHMNEALDALLSSL, from the coding sequence ATGTCTGAGCCCGCCTTCACCGAAGACCAGCGCGACGCGCTACAGGAAATCGCCAACCTTGCGATGGGCCGGGCCGCGACGCGGCTCGCGGGACTGCTCGATTCGTTTATCGAGCTGTCGGTGCCGCGCGTGAAGATGGTCGCGGTGAGCGATGCGGCGCGCACGCTGCGCGAGATGACCCACATCGACGACACGGTCAGCGCGGTGCGTCAGGGCTTTCGCTCGGATATCAAGGGCGAGGTGCTGGTGATCTGTCGCAGCGACAGCATCGCGCAGCTGTGTTCGCTGGTCAGCGACCCGTACGCGCGTTCGAGCTACGAGGCGATCGGCGAGCGCGAACTGATGCTCGACGTCGCGAACCTGCTGTCGGGCGCGTGCGTGTCGTCGATACTCGACCAGCTCGGCCGCACGCCGGTGTTTTCCGCGCCGGGCGTGCTCGGCGACACGCTGACGCTCGACGAAGTGTTCCAGCCCGGCGTGCTGCAATGGCAGGTGGCGCTGCTCGTCGAAGTGAACTTCGCGCTCGAACATCAGAGTTTTCGCGCGCATCTCGTGATGCTGATGGCCGAAGACTCAATCCGTCACATGAACGAAGCGCTCGATGCGCTGCTGTCCAGTCTATGA
- a CDS encoding response regulator has translation MLPIVIADDSLLARKLLTKALPPDWTVDVSYATNGREALALYRDGKASVMFLDLTMPDMTGYQVLEALQHEDLNTFVIVVSADVQPLAQERVRELGAIAFIAKPVTPEAVLPILKEYGLYV, from the coding sequence ATGCTGCCCATTGTGATCGCCGACGATTCGCTGCTCGCCCGCAAGTTGCTCACGAAGGCACTGCCGCCCGACTGGACTGTCGACGTGTCCTACGCGACGAACGGGCGCGAGGCGCTCGCGCTCTATCGCGACGGCAAGGCCTCGGTGATGTTCCTCGATCTGACGATGCCGGACATGACCGGCTACCAGGTCCTCGAGGCGTTGCAGCACGAGGACCTCAATACCTTCGTGATCGTCGTTTCCGCCGACGTGCAGCCGCTCGCCCAGGAGCGCGTGCGCGAGCTCGGCGCGATCGCGTTCATCGCCAAGCCGGTGACGCCGGAGGCGGTCCTGCCCATCCTCAAGGAGTACGGCTTGTATGTCTGA
- a CDS encoding sensor domain-containing diguanylate cyclase has product MNVPVESLSDLVVERVGFGIFVLDRELNVLMWNRFMQDHSGLSAEQVVGRSIYQNFPELPRVWLSRKIESVFQLGSFAFSSWEQRPYLFKFDHDRPITGGVDFMQQDCTFMPLMRGREVVAVCVTISDVTHVSIVQREREEAVAKLQEYANRDGLTGIANRRFFEARLRDEFTRWQRYGGDMSMLLFDLDHFKRINDQFGHGVGDTVLRVMAQRVAGVVRAQDTFGRFGGEEFALLLPCTPLDDAMLVAEKIRRVIEETPVELIGTSVPVTASLGGASAREGVPAYDVLINEADAALYRAKRQGRNCAVAFRLAGA; this is encoded by the coding sequence ATGAATGTCCCAGTGGAATCGTTGAGCGACCTCGTGGTCGAGCGGGTCGGTTTTGGCATCTTCGTGCTCGATCGCGAACTGAACGTGCTGATGTGGAATCGCTTCATGCAGGACCATAGCGGCCTGTCGGCGGAGCAGGTGGTCGGCCGCTCGATCTACCAGAACTTTCCGGAGCTGCCGCGCGTGTGGCTGTCGCGCAAGATCGAGAGCGTATTCCAGCTCGGCAGCTTCGCGTTCAGCTCGTGGGAGCAGCGCCCCTATCTGTTCAAGTTCGATCACGACCGGCCGATCACCGGTGGGGTCGACTTCATGCAGCAGGACTGCACGTTCATGCCGCTGATGCGCGGCCGCGAAGTGGTGGCCGTGTGCGTGACGATCTCCGACGTGACGCATGTGAGCATTGTGCAGCGCGAGCGCGAGGAGGCGGTTGCGAAGCTGCAGGAGTATGCGAATCGCGACGGGCTGACCGGCATCGCGAACCGGCGCTTTTTCGAAGCGCGGCTGCGCGACGAGTTCACGCGCTGGCAGCGCTACGGCGGCGACATGTCGATGCTGCTGTTCGATCTCGATCACTTCAAGCGGATCAACGACCAGTTCGGTCACGGCGTCGGCGATACGGTGCTGCGCGTGATGGCGCAGCGTGTCGCGGGTGTGGTGCGCGCGCAGGACACGTTCGGGCGCTTCGGCGGCGAGGAGTTCGCGCTGCTGCTGCCGTGCACGCCGCTCGACGACGCGATGCTGGTGGCGGAGAAGATCCGTCGCGTGATCGAGGAAACGCCGGTCGAGCTGATCGGCACCAGCGTGCCGGTCACCGCGAGCCTCGGCGGCGCGTCGGCGCGCGAGGGCGTACCCGCGTACGACGTGCTGATCAACGAGGCCGACGCGGCGCTCTACAGAGCAAAGCGCCAGGGCCGCAACTGCGCGGTCGCGTTCCGGCTCGCGGGGGCCTGA